The following are from one region of the Paenalkalicoccus suaedae genome:
- a CDS encoding ferredoxin, whose amino-acid sequence MGKFTIVDKDTCIACGACGAAAPDIYDYDDEGIAYVILDDNKGTAEIPEDLHEDLEDAFDGCPTDSIKIADESFDGDALKYE is encoded by the coding sequence ATGGGTAAGTTTACTATTGTCGACAAAGATACGTGCATCGCTTGTGGCGCATGTGGAGCGGCAGCACCAGATATTTATGATTATGATGACGAGGGAATTGCCTACGTTATTTTAGACGATAATAAAGGTACGGCAGAAATCCCTGAAGATTTACACGAAGATTTAGAGGATGCATTTGATGGCTGCCCTACAGACTCGATTAAAATTGCGGACGAGTCCTTCGATGGAGACGCATTAAAATACGAATAG
- a CDS encoding helix-turn-helix domain-containing protein, whose protein sequence is MHTIQYLLLTAVKHMRGERSLNGAMHLLKGKRSAQTIQDISFFSLNKYAGSLKTTPTTLIEQQKEIVITKEYIRFDQKRASITEAGDAFLSTWKGLPEHYNGFLFEWTNEAQVAWERLSLLMQTISHLQAGEKAFIPVYASFENRLAVKQTLRAYSIDNLQKSLHTFLSERLAQLDESSANLFVARCSGYHMAGKTYRQLGDDPVAKSLQFQAVIHYLLSNSIPSDLSFIKESKAVFNQTTQTARESAVLFRQGHSFEDVCRIRNLKASTVEDHVVELITYDKTFPYNHYISEEKVSYIHQIIKTISSTRLRLIKDASENVTYFEIRLAVAILNR, encoded by the coding sequence ATGCATACTATTCAATACCTCTTACTAACAGCAGTAAAACATATGAGAGGAGAAAGATCGTTAAATGGTGCCATGCATTTATTGAAGGGGAAGCGGTCAGCGCAAACAATTCAAGATATCTCCTTCTTTTCACTGAATAAGTATGCTGGTTCACTAAAGACAACTCCTACGACTTTGATCGAGCAACAAAAAGAGATCGTAATAACCAAAGAGTATATTCGTTTTGATCAAAAGAGGGCTAGTATCACAGAGGCGGGAGATGCATTTTTATCAACTTGGAAAGGCTTGCCTGAGCACTATAATGGCTTTCTATTCGAATGGACGAATGAAGCTCAAGTAGCATGGGAGAGGCTTTCTCTTTTAATGCAAACCATTTCTCACCTTCAAGCAGGAGAAAAAGCGTTCATTCCAGTTTATGCAAGTTTTGAAAACAGACTTGCTGTTAAACAAACGCTACGTGCGTATTCAATAGACAACCTACAAAAGAGTCTACATACTTTTTTATCTGAGCGACTAGCTCAACTAGATGAAAGTTCTGCTAATCTCTTTGTTGCTAGGTGTAGTGGGTATCACATGGCTGGAAAAACGTATCGTCAGCTTGGAGATGATCCCGTTGCGAAATCGCTTCAATTTCAAGCGGTTATTCATTATTTATTGTCTAATTCTATTCCAAGCGATCTTTCTTTTATAAAAGAATCAAAAGCAGTCTTTAATCAAACAACCCAAACAGCTCGCGAAAGTGCTGTATTATTTCGACAAGGCCATAGCTTCGAAGACGTTTGTAGGATTAGGAATCTGAAAGCAAGTACGGTGGAAGATCATGTTGTAGAGTTGATAACGTATGATAAAACGTTTCCTTACAACCACTATATTTCAGAGGAAAAAGTGTCGTATATTCATCAAATTATAAAAACGATTTCTTCTACTCGTCTTCGTTTAATAAAGGATGCTTCAGAAAACGTGACATACTTTGAGATTCGACTAGCAGTTGCCATACTAAATCGTTAG
- a CDS encoding RecQ family ATP-dependent DNA helicase, translating to MHLENELQKLQLTSFRPGQKEIIESVLGRVHTIGVLPTGSGKTLCYQLPTRMMLGLTLVVSPLLSLMEDQVIQLRLAGEKRVAHLSGLLSYNEKKAILSQVNNLSMLFVSPEMLASGELLQKLQHCDVSLVVIDEAHCISQWGHEFRTEYLRLPTYINKLGSPTVLALTATATKNVIDDIRAKLDLDNAKLIQHSVNRPNIFLRSHIIESEQQRQQVLLGELEHCQLPAIVYVSTRKDAQKVSELLQANEFYTAYYHAGLSREDRSLVQSQFLDGDLQILVATTAFGMGVNKRDIRTVIHLHLPQSVESYVQEIGRAGRDSLQSEAIAIISTEDKQLPLTMIDYELPTEEWLLGFARACHGLSFEEAKHASQLEETMWRMLAYYFNKQGLIINQQFQTVGKEDKIRDLAQHFLKRRLFKQRQLYQVEELMTSSTCTRKQIIEFFGESTFEKPAFCCDRCQQTRPLMDQPITRRKRDEVNWQTRLHKLLYPVKDTPSCKSNLK from the coding sequence ATGCATTTAGAGAATGAGCTTCAAAAACTGCAGTTAACCTCCTTTAGACCAGGTCAAAAAGAAATAATAGAATCCGTTTTAGGTCGTGTTCATACGATAGGAGTTTTACCAACAGGTAGTGGGAAAACACTTTGCTATCAGCTACCAACGCGAATGATGCTAGGTCTTACCCTTGTCGTTTCGCCACTTCTTTCTCTGATGGAGGATCAAGTCATTCAACTACGACTAGCTGGTGAAAAAAGAGTGGCCCATTTATCTGGTCTCCTATCATATAACGAGAAAAAAGCGATACTTTCACAAGTAAATAATTTGTCTATGTTGTTTGTATCTCCTGAAATGTTAGCGTCAGGAGAGCTTTTACAAAAATTGCAACATTGCGATGTGTCCCTTGTTGTCATTGATGAAGCTCACTGTATTTCTCAGTGGGGGCATGAGTTCCGAACGGAGTATTTACGCCTACCGACATATATAAACAAGTTAGGTTCTCCAACGGTTCTTGCGTTGACTGCTACGGCGACCAAAAATGTAATAGACGATATACGAGCTAAGCTAGATTTGGATAACGCTAAACTGATCCAACACTCTGTGAATCGACCAAATATTTTTTTACGATCACATATCATTGAATCTGAGCAACAGCGACAGCAAGTGTTATTAGGTGAGCTCGAGCATTGTCAGCTTCCTGCTATCGTTTACGTGTCGACTAGAAAAGATGCTCAGAAGGTGTCAGAGCTCTTGCAAGCGAATGAATTTTATACAGCCTATTACCACGCAGGCCTTTCTCGCGAGGATCGTTCCCTTGTACAATCACAGTTTTTAGATGGAGACTTGCAAATTCTTGTAGCCACAACGGCGTTTGGAATGGGCGTGAATAAACGTGATATCCGAACTGTTATTCATTTACATTTACCTCAGTCCGTGGAAAGCTACGTGCAAGAGATTGGGCGGGCTGGAAGAGACAGTTTACAAAGCGAAGCTATCGCTATTATTAGTACAGAAGACAAGCAATTGCCTCTAACAATGATCGATTATGAATTACCAACAGAGGAGTGGTTACTAGGCTTTGCTAGAGCATGTCATGGGCTGTCTTTTGAAGAAGCAAAGCATGCCTCACAATTAGAAGAGACGATGTGGCGCATGCTCGCGTATTATTTCAATAAACAAGGGTTGATTATAAATCAACAGTTCCAAACAGTTGGTAAAGAAGATAAGATTCGAGATTTAGCGCAACATTTCTTAAAGAGGCGATTATTTAAACAGAGGCAACTCTATCAAGTCGAGGAATTAATGACGAGCTCCACGTGTACAAGAAAGCAAATTATTGAATTCTTTGGGGAGTCTACGTTTGAGAAGCCAGCATTTTGCTGTGATCGATGTCAACAAACACGTCCATTAATGGATCAACCCATTACTCGACGAAAAAGAGACGAGGTCAACTGGCAAACACGACTTCATAAACTTTTATATCCAGTAAAGGATACACCATCATGCAAAAGCAATCTGAAATAG
- a CDS encoding CPBP family intramembrane glutamic endopeptidase, with translation MQKQSEIVKTLSDKELYANVYMTQVGIFVLALISAFFFQGSVFEHFTKIIYTNEALLYGSIFAFIAVALNLFFTSILPSSYFDDGGINERIFRRMHPLHIVFISMVVAVSEEILFRAILQEELGLIIASVIFALIHIRYVTKPFLFGFVIILSFALGILYMWTGNLLTVIVAHFLIDAILGFIIRYKR, from the coding sequence ATGCAAAAGCAATCTGAAATAGTAAAAACTCTCTCAGATAAAGAACTGTATGCCAACGTGTACATGACTCAGGTGGGCATCTTTGTACTTGCATTAATAAGTGCGTTTTTCTTTCAAGGAAGCGTGTTTGAACATTTTACAAAAATTATATATACAAACGAAGCACTCTTATACGGATCTATTTTCGCTTTCATTGCAGTAGCATTGAATCTTTTCTTCACAAGTATCCTACCATCCTCCTACTTCGATGACGGGGGAATCAATGAGAGAATATTTCGCCGTATGCATCCTTTACACATCGTTTTTATAAGTATGGTCGTGGCAGTTAGTGAAGAGATCCTTTTCCGTGCAATTTTACAAGAAGAGCTAGGGCTAATTATAGCCTCTGTTATTTTTGCGCTTATTCACATTCGTTATGTGACAAAGCCTTTTTTATTTGGATTTGTCATTATCTTAAGCTTTGCGTTAGGTATCCTTTATATGTGGACAGGAAACTTGTTAACTGTAATTGTCGCCCATTTTTTAATCGATGCCATATTAGGATTCATTATTCGCTATAAACGATAA
- a CDS encoding formate--tetrahydrofolate ligase, with protein sequence MTIPSDIRIAQEATLLPISDIANGLEIETIEPYGDNKAKLPLSLLENQKKQGKIILVTAINPTPAGEGKSTLTVGLGQALNKIGEQAIVALREPSLGPTMGVKGGACGGGYSQVVPMEDINLHFTGDLHAITTAHNALAAIIDNHIHQGNDLQLDSRKVQWKRVLDMNDRALRDIVIGLGGPINGSPRESGFDITVASEIMAVLCLASDLKDLRHRLSEIVVGYNTDSEPVTVSDLKVEGALALLLKDALKPNLVQTLENTPAIIHGGPFANIAHGCNSVIATKMAAGLSDYVVTEAGFGADLGAEKFLNIKTRALGIDPSLVVIVATVRALKMHGGVAKDALKTENVEALNQGIANLEKHVETVRSFGLPAVVAINKFTHDTDAEIQAIFDWAQANDVAVELADVWANGGEGGRDLANRVIREIGEHPATFTRLYTPEQTIREKITTIAKTVYGATGVEFSPVAKKQLKELRPDWELFDVCMAKTQYSLSDDPKELGRPKDFTISVRELRVSAGAKFIVVLTGNVMTMPGLPKEPAALKMDIDQEGKVIGLF encoded by the coding sequence ATGACAATTCCATCTGATATTCGTATTGCACAAGAAGCAACATTACTTCCTATTTCAGATATTGCAAATGGATTAGAAATAGAAACGATAGAGCCATATGGAGACAATAAGGCAAAGTTGCCTCTTTCGCTTTTAGAGAATCAAAAAAAGCAGGGCAAAATTATTCTGGTGACCGCAATTAACCCAACTCCAGCAGGAGAGGGGAAATCGACGTTAACTGTAGGATTAGGACAAGCGCTAAATAAGATTGGTGAACAAGCAATAGTGGCACTTCGTGAGCCTTCCCTTGGACCAACTATGGGTGTCAAAGGCGGAGCATGTGGGGGTGGCTACTCACAGGTCGTGCCAATGGAAGATATAAATCTTCATTTCACAGGAGATCTTCATGCGATTACCACTGCTCATAATGCGTTAGCTGCTATTATCGACAATCACATTCATCAAGGGAACGACTTGCAATTAGACAGCAGAAAAGTGCAGTGGAAGCGTGTATTAGATATGAACGATCGCGCATTAAGAGATATTGTCATCGGTCTTGGAGGACCTATAAATGGATCACCTAGAGAGAGCGGATTTGACATTACGGTAGCGTCAGAAATCATGGCTGTCCTCTGCCTAGCATCCGATTTGAAGGATCTTAGACATCGTTTATCTGAAATAGTCGTTGGATATAATACCGATTCAGAGCCTGTCACAGTTTCCGACTTAAAAGTGGAAGGTGCATTAGCATTGCTATTAAAAGATGCATTAAAGCCAAACCTTGTCCAAACGTTAGAAAACACGCCTGCTATCATTCATGGAGGACCGTTTGCTAATATTGCTCATGGCTGTAATAGTGTCATTGCGACCAAAATGGCAGCTGGTTTAAGTGATTACGTTGTGACAGAGGCTGGTTTCGGTGCCGATTTAGGCGCTGAAAAGTTTCTTAACATTAAAACTAGAGCATTAGGAATTGATCCATCATTGGTTGTGATCGTAGCTACTGTTAGAGCGCTAAAAATGCACGGTGGTGTTGCGAAAGATGCTCTTAAAACAGAGAACGTAGAGGCATTAAACCAAGGTATTGCAAATCTTGAAAAACATGTGGAAACAGTTCGATCATTCGGATTGCCTGCCGTCGTAGCCATCAATAAATTCACTCATGATACAGACGCTGAAATTCAAGCGATTTTTGATTGGGCACAAGCCAATGATGTGGCAGTAGAGCTTGCTGATGTATGGGCGAATGGCGGAGAAGGTGGACGTGATTTAGCGAATCGTGTTATTCGTGAAATCGGCGAGCATCCAGCTACTTTTACTCGCTTATATACACCTGAGCAAACGATTCGTGAAAAGATTACAACAATCGCTAAAACCGTGTATGGCGCAACTGGAGTAGAATTCAGTCCTGTAGCTAAAAAGCAACTAAAGGAATTGCGTCCTGATTGGGAACTTTTTGATGTGTGTATGGCTAAAACTCAATACTCATTATCGGACGATCCAAAAGAATTAGGTCGACCAAAGGATTTTACTATCTCTGTTCGAGAGCTACGAGTTTCAGCAGGGGCTAAATTTATTGTTGTTTTAACTGGTAATGTGATGACGATGCCAGGATTACCAAAGGAGCCTGCAGCGTTAAAGATGGATATTGACCAAGAAGGAAAAGTCATTGGTCTATTTTAG
- a CDS encoding metallophosphoesterase yields the protein MIKKLIICFISLLIYMFIEAKWTKINYENYKIGNSNKKMNVLFLSDLHRRTISKRLLSKVGSVEAVFLAGDLAEKGVHKEQIVRNLQVLNQVAPVYFVWGNNDYEVAEEIHEALKETNSVELTNRSVKLGSFTLAGIGDLTSNKHDVKKALEEADGPVVLLSHNPDISFKLKGYPDVKLVLSGHTHGGQIRIGPYGIAERGGWKKRNGVDVFISNGHGTSEIPFRFMARAQIHKLTIYV from the coding sequence ATGATCAAAAAGCTAATCATTTGTTTTATTAGCCTCCTCATCTATATGTTTATAGAGGCGAAATGGACAAAGATCAACTATGAGAACTATAAAATAGGTAATTCAAATAAAAAAATGAACGTATTATTTTTATCTGATCTACACAGACGTACTATTTCTAAGAGATTATTAAGCAAAGTTGGATCGGTGGAGGCTGTTTTTTTAGCAGGTGATCTTGCAGAAAAAGGTGTTCATAAAGAACAAATTGTGCGCAATCTACAAGTATTGAATCAAGTTGCACCAGTATATTTTGTCTGGGGTAACAATGACTATGAGGTAGCAGAGGAGATTCATGAAGCATTAAAAGAGACAAATAGTGTAGAGCTTACTAATCGTTCTGTTAAGCTCGGCTCGTTTACATTAGCTGGAATTGGTGATCTGACATCAAATAAGCACGATGTAAAAAAGGCTTTAGAGGAGGCGGATGGGCCTGTTGTTTTGCTAAGTCATAATCCGGATATTAGTTTTAAACTTAAAGGCTATCCAGATGTAAAACTAGTGCTTAGCGGCCATACACACGGTGGACAAATTCGAATTGGACCATATGGAATTGCTGAGCGTGGTGGCTGGAAAAAACGAAATGGTGTCGATGTATTTATTTCAAATGGACATGGTACGTCAGAGATTCCATTTCGATTTATGGCACGAGCGCAGATACACAAATTAACAATATATGTTTAA
- a CDS encoding MerR family transcriptional regulator yields MAEQADGKYNIKAVSTLLGIHPGTLRAWERRYNIIEPVRNDAGHRLYTDEQLRILKWIVHKVDNGFTIGQAVDLLSKQGGASVYEQEHGHQDQMEAVRQQLMTSLLKFEERKSNELLDHAFGMFSIEKVLIDILGSILIEVGDKWEKGDISTAHEHFVTAFLRTRIGMVFNNLPINGFLPKVICVCGPDDMHEIGLLIFTFFLKRRGYETIYLGAGIPKDDVIEVVDEVKPKMVVISCTMPETLHKTMDLVDKLVKKDSVKVGLGGSAFKHLSEIELRKIQDMMIGDSQQDWSNWLKRDLT; encoded by the coding sequence ATGGCAGAACAAGCAGATGGGAAATACAACATAAAGGCTGTGTCCACTCTTTTAGGCATTCATCCGGGAACGTTACGTGCTTGGGAGAGACGCTATAACATTATTGAACCTGTAAGAAATGATGCAGGTCACAGACTTTATACAGATGAACAACTTCGAATCCTTAAGTGGATTGTCCACAAAGTAGACAATGGGTTTACAATTGGACAGGCAGTTGACCTGTTAAGCAAACAAGGAGGAGCATCCGTTTACGAGCAAGAGCACGGTCATCAGGATCAAATGGAGGCGGTCAGACAACAGTTGATGACCTCTTTACTGAAGTTTGAGGAAAGAAAAAGTAATGAGCTTTTAGACCATGCATTTGGAATGTTTTCAATAGAAAAAGTGCTGATTGATATTCTTGGTAGTATTTTGATTGAAGTAGGAGACAAGTGGGAAAAAGGAGATATCTCCACCGCCCACGAGCATTTTGTTACAGCCTTCCTTCGAACTCGCATTGGTATGGTGTTTAACAACCTACCTATTAATGGATTTTTACCGAAGGTTATTTGTGTATGTGGTCCAGATGATATGCATGAGATTGGTTTGCTTATCTTTACCTTCTTCTTAAAAAGACGAGGATATGAAACCATCTATTTAGGTGCTGGCATTCCTAAAGATGATGTCATAGAAGTAGTAGATGAAGTGAAGCCAAAAATGGTCGTTATTTCATGTACTATGCCTGAAACGCTTCATAAAACCATGGATTTAGTCGACAAGCTCGTTAAAAAAGACTCTGTAAAAGTAGGTCTAGGAGGATCTGCGTTTAAACACCTATCCGAAATAGAGCTTAGAAAAATACAGGATATGATGATCGGAGATTCTCAGCAAGACTGGTCGAATTGGTTGAAGAGAGATCTTACGTAA
- a CDS encoding adaptor protein MecA, which produces MKVERISKDKMKISLTYEDLEERGIITEDGIESELDEELYEVIIEASDELHFFVGGTLTVEVFADNADGIVIIVSKERELREEGVCYFSSIDHVIEVAKVLYRRGCRDGQLLSFKRFYYLLLQDPDEATEAILSEWGELDDCSHVYVVEHGNMLIENQAIEEIVKRFT; this is translated from the coding sequence ATGAAGGTAGAGCGAATTTCAAAAGATAAAATGAAAATATCATTAACATATGAGGATTTAGAAGAGCGTGGCATCATCACTGAAGATGGGATAGAGTCAGAGCTTGATGAAGAACTTTACGAAGTCATTATCGAAGCCTCCGATGAGCTACATTTTTTCGTCGGAGGGACTCTCACAGTAGAAGTGTTTGCGGACAATGCAGATGGGATCGTCATCATTGTCTCTAAAGAGCGTGAATTAAGGGAAGAAGGGGTCTGCTATTTTTCCTCCATTGATCATGTTATTGAAGTTGCGAAGGTTTTATACAGACGAGGGTGTAGAGATGGGCAACTACTATCTTTTAAACGGTTCTATTACCTACTTCTACAGGATCCTGACGAAGCAACGGAAGCAATATTATCAGAATGGGGAGAACTGGATGATTGTTCTCATGTATATGTAGTCGAGCATGGAAACATGCTTATAGAGAATCAAGCTATCGAAGAAATAGTAAAGCGCTTTACATGA
- a CDS encoding Glu/Leu/Phe/Val family dehydrogenase has translation MDEQKEVQKEQNVLQATQTVIHKALNKLGYSDEVYELMKEPLRMMTVRIPVRMDDGSIKIFTGFRAQHNDAVGPTKGGVRFHPNVTETEVKALSIWMSLKAGIMDLPYGGGKGGIICDPREMSFPEIERLSRGYVRAISQIVGPTKDIPAPDVFTNSQIMAWMMDEYSRMKEFDSPGFITGKPLVLGGSHGRESATAKGVTICIREAARRKGINLEGARVVIQGFGNAGSFLAKFMFDAGAKVVGISDVNGALHDPDGLDIDYLLDRRDSFGTVSNLFKETISNEELLELDCDILVPAAIENQITEKNAHKIKASIVVEAANGPTTMRATEILSQRDILLVPDVLASAGGVTVSYFEWVQNNQGFYWEEEEVERRLEKVMVSSFDNVYKVAAMRNVDMRLAAYMVGVRKMAEASRFRGWI, from the coding sequence ATGGACGAACAAAAAGAGGTTCAAAAGGAACAAAACGTTTTACAAGCTACACAAACTGTCATTCATAAAGCGCTGAATAAGCTCGGGTATTCTGATGAGGTTTACGAGCTCATGAAGGAGCCACTTCGCATGATGACTGTGCGAATTCCTGTGCGTATGGATGACGGATCTATTAAAATTTTTACTGGTTTCAGGGCGCAACACAACGATGCTGTCGGACCGACTAAGGGTGGAGTACGTTTTCATCCAAATGTGACAGAAACAGAAGTGAAAGCGCTATCAATTTGGATGAGTCTAAAAGCAGGAATCATGGATTTACCTTATGGGGGAGGTAAAGGAGGAATCATCTGTGACCCTCGTGAGATGTCTTTCCCAGAAATTGAACGTCTCAGCCGTGGGTACGTGCGTGCTATTAGCCAAATCGTAGGACCAACTAAAGATATCCCTGCTCCAGACGTGTTTACAAACTCTCAAATCATGGCTTGGATGATGGATGAATATAGTAGAATGAAGGAATTTGATTCACCAGGCTTTATTACAGGAAAACCTTTAGTGTTAGGTGGATCGCACGGCCGAGAGTCTGCGACTGCTAAAGGTGTTACCATTTGTATTAGAGAAGCAGCAAGACGTAAAGGGATCAACCTTGAAGGTGCACGAGTGGTTATTCAAGGGTTTGGTAATGCCGGAAGCTTCCTAGCGAAATTTATGTTTGATGCAGGTGCTAAAGTAGTTGGTATCTCAGACGTGAATGGAGCTCTTCACGATCCGGATGGATTGGATATTGACTATTTACTGGATCGACGAGACAGCTTTGGTACGGTGTCTAACCTCTTTAAAGAGACGATTTCGAACGAGGAACTTTTAGAGCTAGACTGCGACATTTTAGTTCCAGCTGCAATCGAAAACCAAATTACTGAAAAAAATGCGCACAAAATCAAAGCAAGCATCGTTGTGGAAGCTGCAAATGGTCCAACAACAATGCGAGCGACGGAGATTTTATCGCAGCGTGATATTTTACTTGTACCAGACGTATTAGCAAGTGCTGGCGGAGTAACGGTATCGTACTTCGAATGGGTGCAAAATAATCAAGGCTTCTATTGGGAAGAGGAAGAAGTAGAAAGACGCCTTGAAAAGGTCATGGTCAGCTCCTTTGATAACGTTTATAAGGTTGCGGCTATGCGAAATGTGGACATGCGGTTAGCTGCATACATGGTAGGAGTAAGAAAAATGGCGGAAGCGAGTCGCTTTAGAGGCTGGATTTAA
- a CDS encoding YpdA family putative bacillithiol disulfide reductase: MVQQEQVIVIGGGPCGLSAAIELMDRGMSPLVIEKGNIVHAIYKYPTHQQFFSTSEKLAIGGVPFYSTERKPKRNEALVYYRKVAEEKNVRVNSYEEVQSVTKYGNVFTVETVKKGYVYQYSAQAVVIATGYYDSANYMNIPGEELPHVLHYFHEGHAYFKQDVVVIGGKNSAVDAALELDKAGARVTVLYRGAIYSPSIKPWILPEFESLVKHGKIRMEFEATPVSVEKDHVTYKKDGETKTVASDFVFAMTGYHPDHNFIKKMGVDVDEVSGRPLFNEETMETNVDNIFIAGVLAAGNNANEIFIENGRFHGEQIAKALQERLVQTRQH; encoded by the coding sequence ATGGTACAGCAAGAACAAGTCATCGTGATTGGCGGAGGACCCTGCGGGTTATCAGCAGCCATTGAATTAATGGATAGGGGAATGAGCCCTCTCGTTATTGAGAAAGGCAATATTGTACACGCGATTTACAAGTATCCGACTCACCAGCAGTTTTTTAGTACGAGTGAAAAGCTAGCCATTGGTGGCGTGCCATTTTATAGCACAGAAAGAAAACCGAAGCGTAATGAGGCGCTTGTGTATTATCGGAAGGTCGCCGAGGAGAAAAATGTTCGCGTGAATAGCTACGAAGAAGTGCAATCTGTCACAAAGTACGGAAACGTATTTACAGTTGAAACGGTAAAAAAGGGGTACGTGTACCAGTATTCCGCACAAGCAGTTGTCATAGCGACAGGCTATTATGATTCTGCCAACTACATGAATATCCCTGGAGAAGAGTTACCACATGTGTTGCATTACTTCCATGAAGGGCACGCTTATTTTAAACAGGATGTCGTTGTGATAGGTGGCAAAAATTCAGCGGTTGATGCGGCGCTAGAGCTTGATAAAGCAGGTGCTCGCGTTACCGTACTTTACAGAGGAGCTATCTACTCCCCAAGCATTAAGCCTTGGATTTTACCTGAATTTGAATCACTGGTAAAGCACGGGAAGATCCGAATGGAGTTTGAAGCTACTCCTGTTTCTGTCGAAAAAGATCATGTCACATACAAGAAAGATGGAGAGACAAAAACGGTTGCCAGCGATTTTGTGTTTGCCATGACAGGATACCATCCCGACCATAATTTTATTAAAAAGATGGGCGTAGACGTAGATGAGGTATCTGGCCGTCCACTATTTAATGAAGAGACGATGGAAACGAACGTAGACAATATATTCATTGCGGGTGTACTAGCTGCAGGAAATAATGCGAATGAGATTTTTATCGAAAACGGACGCTTTCACGGAGAGCAAATAGCGAAGGCTCTGCAAGAAAGACTTGTGCAGACTCGTCAACATTAA
- a CDS encoding asparaginase, which produces MTKSILLIHTGGTIAMSEDKTTGEVKPTDENPLQSMLTEIDGATFTNKAMFNIPSPHMTPETMLQLSNEIKKELQNGYDGVVITHGTDTLEETAYLLDLLHETDHPIVVTGAMRSSNELGSDGPYNFIAAIRTALSDQARGLGVLVVLNDEIHAAKNVTKTHASNIATFQSPQYGPIGIVTKGRIIFHHQPVKREHYIASTLTKNIVILKAYAGMDSSVLRCLSHVDGVIIEALGQGNLPPETVPGIEELISRGIPVVLVSRCFSGIVQDVYGYAGGGRKLKEAGVIFTNGLNGQKARIKLLVAMELTNNLKELQQLFDR; this is translated from the coding sequence ATGACAAAATCTATTCTACTTATTCACACTGGCGGTACGATCGCAATGAGCGAGGATAAAACGACTGGTGAAGTAAAGCCAACGGACGAAAATCCGCTACAATCCATGCTGACAGAGATTGATGGCGCAACATTTACCAACAAGGCAATGTTTAATATTCCATCCCCTCACATGACTCCTGAGACTATGCTTCAACTATCGAACGAGATTAAAAAGGAGCTACAAAACGGCTATGATGGAGTCGTTATTACTCATGGAACAGATACGTTAGAAGAGACGGCTTACTTACTTGATTTATTACACGAGACAGATCATCCTATTGTAGTAACAGGAGCTATGAGATCTAGTAATGAACTCGGTTCAGATGGTCCATATAATTTTATTGCTGCTATTCGTACCGCATTAAGTGATCAAGCTCGCGGCTTAGGCGTTTTAGTTGTGTTAAATGATGAAATTCATGCGGCTAAAAACGTCACAAAAACACACGCTTCAAACATCGCTACTTTCCAAAGTCCGCAGTATGGCCCTATCGGTATTGTCACGAAGGGACGAATTATTTTTCACCATCAGCCGGTTAAAAGAGAACATTATATCGCCTCTACCTTAACTAAAAATATTGTTATCTTAAAAGCATACGCTGGAATGGATTCTTCTGTACTACGATGCTTAAGTCACGTGGATGGTGTTATTATCGAAGCTCTTGGGCAAGGGAATTTACCTCCTGAGACCGTCCCTGGTATTGAGGAGCTCATTAGTCGAGGCATTCCTGTCGTATTAGTATCTAGATGCTTTAGTGGTATTGTGCAGGACGTCTATGGCTATGCTGGTGGAGGCAGAAAGCTCAAGGAAGCTGGAGTCATATTTACGAACGGATTAAATGGTCAAAAAGCTCGCATTAAGCTATTAGTTGCGATGGAGCTAACAAATAACCTAAAAGAGCTTCAACAGCTTTTTGATAGATAG